One genomic region from Vannielia litorea encodes:
- a CDS encoding superoxide dismutase has protein sequence MAFELPDLPYAHDALADLGMSKETLEYHHDIHHKAYVDNGNKAIAGTEWEGKSVEEIIKGTYDASAVAQNGIFNNASQFWNHNQFWEMMGPGESAMPGELEKAITESFGSVDKFKEEFSAAGAGQFGSGWCWLVKDTDGGLKVTKTENGVNPLCFGQTALLGCDVWEHSYYIDFRNKRPAYLSNFLDKLVNWENVASRM, from the coding sequence ATGGCTTTTGAACTCCCCGATCTCCCCTATGCGCACGACGCCCTTGCCGATCTCGGCATGTCGAAGGAAACGCTCGAGTATCACCACGACATCCACCACAAGGCCTATGTCGACAACGGCAACAAGGCGATTGCTGGCACCGAGTGGGAAGGCAAATCGGTCGAAGAGATCATCAAAGGCACCTATGATGCCTCCGCCGTGGCCCAGAACGGCATCTTCAACAACGCCTCGCAGTTCTGGAATCACAACCAGTTTTGGGAAATGATGGGCCCGGGCGAGAGCGCTATGCCCGGTGAGCTTGAAAAAGCGATCACCGAGAGCTTCGGCTCGGTCGACAAGTTCAAGGAAGAGTTCTCTGCCGCTGGCGCAGGCCAGTTCGGCTCGGGCTGGTGCTGGCTGGTGAAAGACACCGACGGCGGCCTGAAGGTGACCAAAACCGAAAACGGCGTGAACCCGCTCTGCTTCGGCCAGACCGCGCTGCTCGGCTGCGACGTGTGGGAGCACTCCTACTACATCGACTTCCGCAACAAGCGCCCGGCCTACCTCAGCAACTTCCTCGACAAACTGGTGAACTGGGAAAACGTCGCCTCGCGGATGTAA